In Acipenser ruthenus chromosome 16, fAciRut3.2 maternal haplotype, whole genome shotgun sequence, the following proteins share a genomic window:
- the LOC117963481 gene encoding mitochondrial intermembrane space import and assembly protein 40-A-like, translating into MSYCKQQGKDKIIFVTKEDHETPSSAELIAEDPNDPYEDQGLILPNGEVNWNCPCLGGMASGPCGEQFKSAFSCFHYSEEEVKGSECIEQFRTMQECMQRYPELYPQEEEEEDKQSNSNTAEGEEQPSPASS; encoded by the exons ATGTCTTACTGTAAACAGCAGG GGAAAGACAAGATTATTTTTGTGACCAAAGAGGACCACGAAACACCGAGCAGCGCGGAGCTGATAGCGGAGGATCCGAACGATCCCTACGAGGACCAAG GACTCATCCTGCCCAATGGAGAAGTGAACTGGAACTGCCCGTGCCTGGGTGGGATGGCGAGCGGGCCGTGTGGGGAGCAGTTCAAGTCTGCTTTCTCCTGCTTCCACTACAGCGAGGAGGAGGTGAAGGGCTCCGAGTGTATCGAGCAGTTCCGCACCATGCAGGAGTGCATGCAGAGATATCCCGAGCTGTACccccaggaggaggaggaggaggacaagCAGAGCAACAGCAACACAGCCGAGGGGGAGGAGCAGCCCAGCCCCGCCTCCAGCTAG